A single window of Nasonia vitripennis strain AsymCx chromosome 4, Nvit_psr_1.1, whole genome shotgun sequence DNA harbors:
- the LOC100114737 gene encoding uncharacterized protein LOC100114737 isoform X1, whose amino-acid sequence MSSEREAAESRLLTGSTPSSSTEAESTASMGDVLTKEQHKDDDEAPPPPPTIGDAAAQAQPEPPPPLPSLDVPAALCQRFEASRLPTPQAEQEKIAVQEDRLSEKVESNGSNDAIENREVNASLKNNEQSQGIGATVDYSDGDLCNCEDCKWKKKDLSAKDLQEMMKLRRLGMDLRQYIRYTFNWFIESSGFSENSVKTPLPYSPNPPLDSESAENITELRASVALLCERVPYHLFMWLVGQAQEFVIGVKVQLLTLLYDRSIENLAEVFLTKLLDGYEALLATAVHISDLLEPLQKELFSKVNLTWSYINKSLYQNYVYSDPLIQNNLPPFIGQLRKHLPVKGSEYHYLVHRYLAFDDEITKIGSLCPEIERLIDKYNAEQVTGSVTGTVMKKLREDFDQKLKLGQPTPSIDLSSKIVLSKEVDDSSIVETEQVPEQILEPDSRFHVCSISNAVEIQSMFSDWKKSPQQRLADLVEALTLSSPVEEVEKTMERNAILEKQCYSSCLDKTLKDGINKSVSCERLACKCHPNNVTAELVLNLKEEKFHEPQLNPTVNHFNFKPDNLKGTPQAPESNESDEINDPSKEPMKNVPKTTTAQTAQTQTRHSTTQTTNSTHPHNQNQLHRHHHPGRCSSHSHLHGSLSNAVIKSSGPHRTHVGHNNHQSAAVTCPKPQHLVEHIKRLSTSDLSPGENGDCSDSGSSHEDCSATNSPTPRDPSRHCDCCYCEVFGHGVPSVAPVSRNYNEMRERLRQILSKKKAKVCKAACNPHAKNSVEVSSSSSSLSSSSSTSSTITNVDSAILPNPTSRSNTPVVKTSKAAPVVASRVVNIPTTAAPTVPPVKPKEDLWNIEAAVEFIEGNQSGKKDSKKAEKKARQKQKKLEEKQKKEKAEEDKQKLLELQKKTPEVTITVVNPQKKTQKISSQQKLPEVSILPTSGPRSTFTVTKSTNIASKKKSIETTSNSTKNINAKAKNTPLTLASLPTSENAKKKTANVENEHSCNTAKFKSSGKIAEPAFPKTAVTDSPPFLSNLTKKERRKLRREMEKQEALKKEIESKQPTTATPTSSDNQLQIVTIKRVMESNNAEPTVTITLKGQTPAEDRVLFTLINGQTKDSDGEKQTSTSGKKKKNKANNSTNQQQQGQGTHNKSQQSQNNNLSVKSESAQKQDSKNVKQQQQQQSAKDKSKNGKQQEEQKVRQQLNTNVETKSTKSKKDKKNTDNKENIKQITHESPPKQGASASNKKTNKGNKVSTSEFIQSTAQKQQQKQQHQQQQLQQQQSTVHIKNAKSNKNQNQNQNQKKTNNNNQSNSGKMSKTTPYSNNVNQSAVSNKIDNQKVSIVAQNTSIKQKQNTETVQNQKREQLDSSFNSYYRETTSNVPSSINIENLKLPPGITITKVNAPAKPLQLKSSSPPKPANTPKQTTIIAAPMSGVQSSNYGPPQGTGNVIVVDTGRLKQDLIPKNMDKDAPKDINGQTSSSKKKKKKKNKNGAAGNNDKSSSSLQSLQGNRIQVSQQQNSGDYMNVEPARILHNPTTNMVTIRNPAFGPPPPKMEPSTQQAAIIRVAENGMVTIRSPALQQAINAGLQPPPKPEFIVKGTTAPSERPSHNNFITNSSDLAATARGSNGMPLSSDIAELRRRLAQPSFHEQASSSSTLFNNGLSSIQISKVTNGQSPNIPENGINLKGTSVTLTKIRNVDQQQHIQSQHQQVEEPRVNGNAKSRNKKKKRGNGVRSGGDDLTFLESVFTPKDIDLEDGEMDDAERELEAFKRFCLQSVPPPRKEKVNLNIKDIVLKKKSSSSSSSTSTSASAAAKPAAVVAAI is encoded by the exons ATGAGCAGCGAGCGAGAGGCCGCGGAGAGCAGGCTACTCACTGGCAGCACTCCGTCGTCGTCGACCGAAGCAGAGAGCACCGCTAGCATGGGCGACGTCCTCACCAAGGAGCAACACAAGGATGACGACgaggcgccgccgccgccaccgacAATCGGAGACGCGGCTGCCCAGGCACAACCCGAGCCGCCGCCCCCGCTGCCCAGCCTTGACGTGCCTGCTGCGCTCTGTCAAAGGTTCGAGGCTTCACGACTTCCTACTCCCCAGGCAGAGCAAGAG AAAATAGCAGTGCAAGAGGATCGCTTATCGGAAAAGGTGGAATCCAATGGCAGTAATGATGCCATTGAAAACAGGGAAGTCAATGcgagtttgaaaaataatgagCAGAGCCAGGGTATTGGTGCCACTGTTGACTACAGTGATGGTGATTTATGTAACTGTGAAGACTGCAAGTGGAAGAAAAA AGACTTGTCAGCAAAGGATCTACAGGAAATGATGAAGTTAAGGCGTCTTGGTATGGACTTGAGGCAGTATATTCGTTACACGTTCAATTGGTTCATAGAAAGCTCTGGATTTTCTGAAAATTCAGTGAAGACACCACTGCCTTATTCGCCAAATCCTCCTCTAGACTCGGAATCCGCAGAGAACATTACAGAGCTTCGAGCTTCTGTAGCTTT ATTATGTGAAAGGGTACCTTATCATTTATTTATGTGGCTGGTAGGTCAGGCACAAGAGTTTGTGATAGGTGTAAAGGTTCAATTGTTGACTCTTCTGTATGATCGCAGTATTGAGAATCTAGCTGAGGTTTTTCTAACAA AGCTACTTGATGGATATGAGGCGTTATTAGCAACGGCTGTACATATTTCTGATTTGCTAGAGCCTTTACAAAAGGAACTTTTTAGTAAAGTAAACCTGACGTGGAGTTACATTAATAAGAGtttgtatcaaaactacgtttATAGTGATCCTTTGATACAAAATAACTTGCCTCCCTTTATTGGACAG ttGAGAAAACATTTGCCAGTAAAGGGTTCAGAGTATCACTACCTTGTTCACCGCTACCTCGCATTTGATGATGAAATTACGAAAATTGGATCCCTGTGTCCTGAAATTGAACGACTTATTGACAAATATAA TGCAGAACAAGTAACTGGTTCAGTAACTGGTACAGTAATGAAGAAACTGAGGGAAGACTTTGATCAAAAATTAAAGCTTGGCCAACCAACACCTAGCATTGATTTAAGTAGCAAAATAGTATTATCAAAGGAAGTAGATGACag CAGCATTGTTGAAACTGAACAAGTTCCGGAGCAGATTCTGGAACCAGATTCTAGATTTCATGTGTGTTCTATTTCTAATGCTGTTGAAATACAAAGTATGTTCAGTGACTGGAAAAAGTCTCCTCAACAAAGGTTAGCTGATTTGGTAGAAGCTCTAACTTTATCATCTCCTGTAGAAGAGGTTGAAAAAACTATGGAGAGGAATGCTATTCTAGAGAAGCAATGTTATTCTTCTTGTTTAGACAAGACACTAAAAGATGGCATTAATAAATCTGTTTCTTGCGAGAGATTAGCTTGCAAGTGTCATCCTAATAATGTCACCGCTGAATTAGTGCTGAAT ctTAAAGAAGAAAAGTTCCACGAACCTCAATTGAATCCAACAGTAAATCACTTCAATTTCAAACCTGATAATCTGAAAG ggACTCCACAAGCACCTGAAAGCAATGAATCCGATGAAATTAACGACCCTTCCAAAGAGCCGATGAAAAATGTTCCGAAAACTACAACTGCTCAGACGGCCCAAACACAAACTCGTCACTCCACGACGCAAACTACTAATTCAACCCATCCTCATAACCAAAATCAATTGCATCGTCATCACCATCCAGGTAGAT GTTCTTCTCATTCTCATTTGCACGGAAGCTTATCGAATGCTGTAATAAAATCCTCTGGTCCTCATCGAACGCATGTAGGTCATAACAATCATCAATCAGCAGCAGTAACATGTCCTAAACCGCAGCACCTAGTCGAACATATAAAGCGATTATCGACCAGTGATT TGAGTCCAGGGGAGAATGGTGATTGTTCAGATTCTGGAAGTAGCCATGAAGACTGTTCAGCGACAAACAGTCCGACTCCCAGAGATCCAAGTCGTCATTGCGATTGTTGTTACTGTGAGGTGTTTGGTCACGGTGTG CCGTCAGTGGCTCCAGTTAGTAGAAACTATAACGAGATGCGTGAAAGGCTGCGACAGATACTGTCAAAGAAAAAAGCAAAGGTGTGCAAAGCTGCCTGTAATCCTCATGCAAAGAATTCCGTTGAAGTGTCATCGTCATCTTCGTCATTATCATCGTCTTCGTCAACATCGTCAACAATTACAAATGTAGATTCAGCGATACTGCCTAATCCAACGTCAAGATCAAATACGCCTGTTGTAAAAACCTCAAAAGCTGCTCCAGTTGTGGCTTCTAGGGTTGTAAATATACCTACCACAGCTGCCCCAACCGTTCCCCCGGTCAAACCAAAAGAAGATCTTTGGAATATAGAAGCTGCCGTTGAGTTTATTGAAGGTAATCAAAGCGGCAAAAAAGACTCGAAGAAAGCCGAAAAGAAAGCAAGACAAAAACAAAAGAAG ctcgaagaaaagcaaaaaaaggaaaaagcgGAAGAAGATAAACAAAAACTATTAGAACTGCAAAAGAAAACGCCGGAAGTTACGATAACAGTAGTAAATCCGCAAAAGAAAACTCAAAAAATATCTTCACAACAGAAGTTGCCGGAAGTATCGATTCTTCCTACGTCGGGACCTCGATCAACGTTTACGGTAACGAAATCAACAAATATTGCGTCTAAGAAGAAGAGTATTGAAACCACGAGTAACAGTACGAAAAACATTAATGCTAAAGCTAAAAATACTCCGTTAACATTAGCGTCGCTTCCTACTTCGGAAAACGCAAAGAAAAAGACTGCTAATGTAGAAAATGAACACAGTTGTAATACTGCAAAATTCAAATCTTCCGGGAAGATTGCTGAGCCTGCGTTTCCTAAGACAGCTGTTACTGATTCTCCGCCCTTTCTCAGCAATTTaacaaagaaagagagaaggaaatTAAGGCgggaaatggaaaaacaaGAAGCACTTAAAAAAGAGATTGAGAGTAAGCAGCCAACAACAGCTACCCCTACTTCCTCAGACAATCAGTTACAAATTGTCACAATCAAACGAGTCATGGAATCGAACAATGCTGAGCCTACGGTAACGATAACTTTAAAGGGACAGACCCCAGCTGAAGATAGAGTTTTGTTTACTCTAATTAATGGACAAACAAAAGATTCAGATGGAGAAAAGCAAACTTCTACGAGTggtaaaaagaagaagaataaggcTAACAATTCTACTAACCAGCAACAGCAAGGGCAAGGTACACACAACAAATCACAACAAtcacaaaataataatctcaGTGTTAAATCTGAATCAGCTCAAAAGCAGGAttcaaaaaatgtaaaacagcagcagcaacaacaatcTGCTAAAGATAAATCCAAAAACGGAAAGCAGCAAGAGGAACAGAAAGTACGACAGCAATTAAATACTAATGTCGAAACCAAAAGTacaaaatctaaaaaagataaaaaaaacaccGATAACAAAGAGaatattaaacaaattacacaTGAAAGTCCTCCTAAACAAGGAGCTAGTGCATCAAACAAAAAGACTAATAAAGGAAACAAAGTGAGTACAAGTGAATTCATTCAATCTACTGCACAAAAACAGCAGCAAAAACAACAGCATCAGCAACAACAGCTTCAACAACAGCAATCTACTGttcatataaaaaatgcaaaatctaataaaaatcaaaatcagaATCAGAATCAGAAGAAAACTAACAATAATAACCAATCTAATTCTGGAAAGATGAGCAAAACTACACCTTATTCCAATAATGTCAATCAGAGTGCTGTCTCAAACAAGATTGATAATCAAAAAGTTTCAATAGTAGCTCAGAATACATCAATTAAACAGAAACAGAACACTGAGACTGTGCAAAATCAAAAGAGAGAGCAACTTGATTCCTCGTTTAATAGTTATTACAGAGAAACTACAAGCAATGTACCATCTAgtattaatattgaaaatctGAAGCTTCCACCAGGCATTACTATAACAAAAGTTAATGCACCAGCAAAACCTTTGCAATTAAAGTCGTCGAGTCCTCCGAAACCAGCTAATACGCCAAAGCAGACTACGATTATTGCAGCACCAATGAGTGGTGTTCAGTCATCAAATTATGGTCCTCCACAGGGTACTGGAAATGTTATTGTCGTTGATACTGGAAGGCTTAAGCAAGATTTGATTCCTAAGAATATGGATAAAG ACGCGCCGAAGGATATAAATGGTCAAACGTCCTCgtcaaaaaagaagaagaaaaagaagaataagaacGGAGCTGCAGGAAACAACGATAAATCCAGCAGCAGCCTTCAATCGCTACAGGGCAACAGAATACAGGTATCCCAGCAGCAAAACTCAGGCGACTACATGAATGTGGAACCGGCTCGCATCCTTCACAATCCGACGACGAACATGGTGACCATAAGAAATCCAGCATTCGGCCCGCCACCGCCAAAAATGGAGCCAAGTACGCAACAGGCTGCAATTATCAGAGTTGCCGAAAACGGTATGGTGACAATTCGTAGTCCAGCGCTTCAACAAGCCATAAACGCAGGTCTGCAGCCACCCCCTAAGCCTGAGTTCATTGTGAAAGGCACAACAGCACCGAGCGAAAGG CCAAGCCACAACAACTTTATTACTAACAGCAGTGATTTGGCGGCTACCGCTAGAGGCTCAAACGGAATGCCACTCTCATCAGATATTGCTGAGCTTCGTAGGAGACTTGCTCAGCCATCCTTTCACGAACAAGCGTCGAGCTCATCGACACTTTTCAACAACGGCCTCTCGAGCATTCAGATTAGCAAAGTAACTAATGGTCAATCACCTAACATTCCGGAAAATGGTATCAACCTGAAGGGCACTAGTGTTACATTGACAAAAATTAGGAATGTTGATCAGCAACAGCATATTCAATCGCAACATCAACAAGTTGAGGAACCAAGAGTCAATGGAAACGCCAAGAGTCGcaataagaagaagaaacgaGGAAACGGAGTGCGATCTGGCGGCGATGACTTGACTTTCCTTG AGAGCGTATTCACGCCGAAAGACATAGACCTCGAAGATGGCGAGATGGACGATGCAGAGCGCGAGCTCGAGGCCTTCAAGCGCTTCTGCCTCCAATCTGTTCCGCCGCCCCGCAAAGAGAAGGTCAACCTCAATATCAAGGATATCGTTCTAAAGAAGAAGTCGTCGTCCTCGAGCTCTTCAACATCGACGTCAGCTTCCGCCGCGGCAAAGCCAGCGGCCGTCGTCGCAGCCATATAA
- the LOC100114737 gene encoding uncharacterized protein LOC100114737 isoform X2, whose product MSSEREAAESRLLTGSTPSSSTEAESTASMGDVLTKEQHKDDDEAPPPPPTIGDAAAQAQPEPPPPLPSLDVPAALCQRFEASRLPTPQAEQEKIAVQEDRLSEKVESNGSNDAIENREVNASLKNNEQSQGIGATVDYSDGDLCNCEDCKWKKKDLSAKDLQEMMKLRRLGMDLRQYIRYTFNWFIESSGFSENSVKTPLPYSPNPPLDSESAENITELRASVALLCERVPYHLFMWLVGQAQEFVIGVKVQLLTLLYDRSIENLAEVFLTKLLDGYEALLATAVHISDLLEPLQKELFSKVNLTWSYINKSLYQNYVYSDPLIQNNLPPFIGQLRKHLPVKGSEYHYLVHRYLAFDDEITKIGSLCPEIERLIDKYNAEQVTGSVTGTVMKKLREDFDQKLKLGQPTPSIDLSSKIVLSKEVDDSIVETEQVPEQILEPDSRFHVCSISNAVEIQSMFSDWKKSPQQRLADLVEALTLSSPVEEVEKTMERNAILEKQCYSSCLDKTLKDGINKSVSCERLACKCHPNNVTAELVLNLKEEKFHEPQLNPTVNHFNFKPDNLKGTPQAPESNESDEINDPSKEPMKNVPKTTTAQTAQTQTRHSTTQTTNSTHPHNQNQLHRHHHPGRCSSHSHLHGSLSNAVIKSSGPHRTHVGHNNHQSAAVTCPKPQHLVEHIKRLSTSDLSPGENGDCSDSGSSHEDCSATNSPTPRDPSRHCDCCYCEVFGHGVPSVAPVSRNYNEMRERLRQILSKKKAKVCKAACNPHAKNSVEVSSSSSSLSSSSSTSSTITNVDSAILPNPTSRSNTPVVKTSKAAPVVASRVVNIPTTAAPTVPPVKPKEDLWNIEAAVEFIEGNQSGKKDSKKAEKKARQKQKKLEEKQKKEKAEEDKQKLLELQKKTPEVTITVVNPQKKTQKISSQQKLPEVSILPTSGPRSTFTVTKSTNIASKKKSIETTSNSTKNINAKAKNTPLTLASLPTSENAKKKTANVENEHSCNTAKFKSSGKIAEPAFPKTAVTDSPPFLSNLTKKERRKLRREMEKQEALKKEIESKQPTTATPTSSDNQLQIVTIKRVMESNNAEPTVTITLKGQTPAEDRVLFTLINGQTKDSDGEKQTSTSGKKKKNKANNSTNQQQQGQGTHNKSQQSQNNNLSVKSESAQKQDSKNVKQQQQQQSAKDKSKNGKQQEEQKVRQQLNTNVETKSTKSKKDKKNTDNKENIKQITHESPPKQGASASNKKTNKGNKVSTSEFIQSTAQKQQQKQQHQQQQLQQQQSTVHIKNAKSNKNQNQNQNQKKTNNNNQSNSGKMSKTTPYSNNVNQSAVSNKIDNQKVSIVAQNTSIKQKQNTETVQNQKREQLDSSFNSYYRETTSNVPSSINIENLKLPPGITITKVNAPAKPLQLKSSSPPKPANTPKQTTIIAAPMSGVQSSNYGPPQGTGNVIVVDTGRLKQDLIPKNMDKDAPKDINGQTSSSKKKKKKKNKNGAAGNNDKSSSSLQSLQGNRIQVSQQQNSGDYMNVEPARILHNPTTNMVTIRNPAFGPPPPKMEPSTQQAAIIRVAENGMVTIRSPALQQAINAGLQPPPKPEFIVKGTTAPSERPSHNNFITNSSDLAATARGSNGMPLSSDIAELRRRLAQPSFHEQASSSSTLFNNGLSSIQISKVTNGQSPNIPENGINLKGTSVTLTKIRNVDQQQHIQSQHQQVEEPRVNGNAKSRNKKKKRGNGVRSGGDDLTFLESVFTPKDIDLEDGEMDDAERELEAFKRFCLQSVPPPRKEKVNLNIKDIVLKKKSSSSSSSTSTSASAAAKPAAVVAAI is encoded by the exons ATGAGCAGCGAGCGAGAGGCCGCGGAGAGCAGGCTACTCACTGGCAGCACTCCGTCGTCGTCGACCGAAGCAGAGAGCACCGCTAGCATGGGCGACGTCCTCACCAAGGAGCAACACAAGGATGACGACgaggcgccgccgccgccaccgacAATCGGAGACGCGGCTGCCCAGGCACAACCCGAGCCGCCGCCCCCGCTGCCCAGCCTTGACGTGCCTGCTGCGCTCTGTCAAAGGTTCGAGGCTTCACGACTTCCTACTCCCCAGGCAGAGCAAGAG AAAATAGCAGTGCAAGAGGATCGCTTATCGGAAAAGGTGGAATCCAATGGCAGTAATGATGCCATTGAAAACAGGGAAGTCAATGcgagtttgaaaaataatgagCAGAGCCAGGGTATTGGTGCCACTGTTGACTACAGTGATGGTGATTTATGTAACTGTGAAGACTGCAAGTGGAAGAAAAA AGACTTGTCAGCAAAGGATCTACAGGAAATGATGAAGTTAAGGCGTCTTGGTATGGACTTGAGGCAGTATATTCGTTACACGTTCAATTGGTTCATAGAAAGCTCTGGATTTTCTGAAAATTCAGTGAAGACACCACTGCCTTATTCGCCAAATCCTCCTCTAGACTCGGAATCCGCAGAGAACATTACAGAGCTTCGAGCTTCTGTAGCTTT ATTATGTGAAAGGGTACCTTATCATTTATTTATGTGGCTGGTAGGTCAGGCACAAGAGTTTGTGATAGGTGTAAAGGTTCAATTGTTGACTCTTCTGTATGATCGCAGTATTGAGAATCTAGCTGAGGTTTTTCTAACAA AGCTACTTGATGGATATGAGGCGTTATTAGCAACGGCTGTACATATTTCTGATTTGCTAGAGCCTTTACAAAAGGAACTTTTTAGTAAAGTAAACCTGACGTGGAGTTACATTAATAAGAGtttgtatcaaaactacgtttATAGTGATCCTTTGATACAAAATAACTTGCCTCCCTTTATTGGACAG ttGAGAAAACATTTGCCAGTAAAGGGTTCAGAGTATCACTACCTTGTTCACCGCTACCTCGCATTTGATGATGAAATTACGAAAATTGGATCCCTGTGTCCTGAAATTGAACGACTTATTGACAAATATAA TGCAGAACAAGTAACTGGTTCAGTAACTGGTACAGTAATGAAGAAACTGAGGGAAGACTTTGATCAAAAATTAAAGCTTGGCCAACCAACACCTAGCATTGATTTAAGTAGCAAAATAGTATTATCAAAGGAAGTAGATGACag CATTGTTGAAACTGAACAAGTTCCGGAGCAGATTCTGGAACCAGATTCTAGATTTCATGTGTGTTCTATTTCTAATGCTGTTGAAATACAAAGTATGTTCAGTGACTGGAAAAAGTCTCCTCAACAAAGGTTAGCTGATTTGGTAGAAGCTCTAACTTTATCATCTCCTGTAGAAGAGGTTGAAAAAACTATGGAGAGGAATGCTATTCTAGAGAAGCAATGTTATTCTTCTTGTTTAGACAAGACACTAAAAGATGGCATTAATAAATCTGTTTCTTGCGAGAGATTAGCTTGCAAGTGTCATCCTAATAATGTCACCGCTGAATTAGTGCTGAAT ctTAAAGAAGAAAAGTTCCACGAACCTCAATTGAATCCAACAGTAAATCACTTCAATTTCAAACCTGATAATCTGAAAG ggACTCCACAAGCACCTGAAAGCAATGAATCCGATGAAATTAACGACCCTTCCAAAGAGCCGATGAAAAATGTTCCGAAAACTACAACTGCTCAGACGGCCCAAACACAAACTCGTCACTCCACGACGCAAACTACTAATTCAACCCATCCTCATAACCAAAATCAATTGCATCGTCATCACCATCCAGGTAGAT GTTCTTCTCATTCTCATTTGCACGGAAGCTTATCGAATGCTGTAATAAAATCCTCTGGTCCTCATCGAACGCATGTAGGTCATAACAATCATCAATCAGCAGCAGTAACATGTCCTAAACCGCAGCACCTAGTCGAACATATAAAGCGATTATCGACCAGTGATT TGAGTCCAGGGGAGAATGGTGATTGTTCAGATTCTGGAAGTAGCCATGAAGACTGTTCAGCGACAAACAGTCCGACTCCCAGAGATCCAAGTCGTCATTGCGATTGTTGTTACTGTGAGGTGTTTGGTCACGGTGTG CCGTCAGTGGCTCCAGTTAGTAGAAACTATAACGAGATGCGTGAAAGGCTGCGACAGATACTGTCAAAGAAAAAAGCAAAGGTGTGCAAAGCTGCCTGTAATCCTCATGCAAAGAATTCCGTTGAAGTGTCATCGTCATCTTCGTCATTATCATCGTCTTCGTCAACATCGTCAACAATTACAAATGTAGATTCAGCGATACTGCCTAATCCAACGTCAAGATCAAATACGCCTGTTGTAAAAACCTCAAAAGCTGCTCCAGTTGTGGCTTCTAGGGTTGTAAATATACCTACCACAGCTGCCCCAACCGTTCCCCCGGTCAAACCAAAAGAAGATCTTTGGAATATAGAAGCTGCCGTTGAGTTTATTGAAGGTAATCAAAGCGGCAAAAAAGACTCGAAGAAAGCCGAAAAGAAAGCAAGACAAAAACAAAAGAAG ctcgaagaaaagcaaaaaaaggaaaaagcgGAAGAAGATAAACAAAAACTATTAGAACTGCAAAAGAAAACGCCGGAAGTTACGATAACAGTAGTAAATCCGCAAAAGAAAACTCAAAAAATATCTTCACAACAGAAGTTGCCGGAAGTATCGATTCTTCCTACGTCGGGACCTCGATCAACGTTTACGGTAACGAAATCAACAAATATTGCGTCTAAGAAGAAGAGTATTGAAACCACGAGTAACAGTACGAAAAACATTAATGCTAAAGCTAAAAATACTCCGTTAACATTAGCGTCGCTTCCTACTTCGGAAAACGCAAAGAAAAAGACTGCTAATGTAGAAAATGAACACAGTTGTAATACTGCAAAATTCAAATCTTCCGGGAAGATTGCTGAGCCTGCGTTTCCTAAGACAGCTGTTACTGATTCTCCGCCCTTTCTCAGCAATTTaacaaagaaagagagaaggaaatTAAGGCgggaaatggaaaaacaaGAAGCACTTAAAAAAGAGATTGAGAGTAAGCAGCCAACAACAGCTACCCCTACTTCCTCAGACAATCAGTTACAAATTGTCACAATCAAACGAGTCATGGAATCGAACAATGCTGAGCCTACGGTAACGATAACTTTAAAGGGACAGACCCCAGCTGAAGATAGAGTTTTGTTTACTCTAATTAATGGACAAACAAAAGATTCAGATGGAGAAAAGCAAACTTCTACGAGTggtaaaaagaagaagaataaggcTAACAATTCTACTAACCAGCAACAGCAAGGGCAAGGTACACACAACAAATCACAACAAtcacaaaataataatctcaGTGTTAAATCTGAATCAGCTCAAAAGCAGGAttcaaaaaatgtaaaacagcagcagcaacaacaatcTGCTAAAGATAAATCCAAAAACGGAAAGCAGCAAGAGGAACAGAAAGTACGACAGCAATTAAATACTAATGTCGAAACCAAAAGTacaaaatctaaaaaagataaaaaaaacaccGATAACAAAGAGaatattaaacaaattacacaTGAAAGTCCTCCTAAACAAGGAGCTAGTGCATCAAACAAAAAGACTAATAAAGGAAACAAAGTGAGTACAAGTGAATTCATTCAATCTACTGCACAAAAACAGCAGCAAAAACAACAGCATCAGCAACAACAGCTTCAACAACAGCAATCTACTGttcatataaaaaatgcaaaatctaataaaaatcaaaatcagaATCAGAATCAGAAGAAAACTAACAATAATAACCAATCTAATTCTGGAAAGATGAGCAAAACTACACCTTATTCCAATAATGTCAATCAGAGTGCTGTCTCAAACAAGATTGATAATCAAAAAGTTTCAATAGTAGCTCAGAATACATCAATTAAACAGAAACAGAACACTGAGACTGTGCAAAATCAAAAGAGAGAGCAACTTGATTCCTCGTTTAATAGTTATTACAGAGAAACTACAAGCAATGTACCATCTAgtattaatattgaaaatctGAAGCTTCCACCAGGCATTACTATAACAAAAGTTAATGCACCAGCAAAACCTTTGCAATTAAAGTCGTCGAGTCCTCCGAAACCAGCTAATACGCCAAAGCAGACTACGATTATTGCAGCACCAATGAGTGGTGTTCAGTCATCAAATTATGGTCCTCCACAGGGTACTGGAAATGTTATTGTCGTTGATACTGGAAGGCTTAAGCAAGATTTGATTCCTAAGAATATGGATAAAG ACGCGCCGAAGGATATAAATGGTCAAACGTCCTCgtcaaaaaagaagaagaaaaagaagaataagaacGGAGCTGCAGGAAACAACGATAAATCCAGCAGCAGCCTTCAATCGCTACAGGGCAACAGAATACAGGTATCCCAGCAGCAAAACTCAGGCGACTACATGAATGTGGAACCGGCTCGCATCCTTCACAATCCGACGACGAACATGGTGACCATAAGAAATCCAGCATTCGGCCCGCCACCGCCAAAAATGGAGCCAAGTACGCAACAGGCTGCAATTATCAGAGTTGCCGAAAACGGTATGGTGACAATTCGTAGTCCAGCGCTTCAACAAGCCATAAACGCAGGTCTGCAGCCACCCCCTAAGCCTGAGTTCATTGTGAAAGGCACAACAGCACCGAGCGAAAGG CCAAGCCACAACAACTTTATTACTAACAGCAGTGATTTGGCGGCTACCGCTAGAGGCTCAAACGGAATGCCACTCTCATCAGATATTGCTGAGCTTCGTAGGAGACTTGCTCAGCCATCCTTTCACGAACAAGCGTCGAGCTCATCGACACTTTTCAACAACGGCCTCTCGAGCATTCAGATTAGCAAAGTAACTAATGGTCAATCACCTAACATTCCGGAAAATGGTATCAACCTGAAGGGCACTAGTGTTACATTGACAAAAATTAGGAATGTTGATCAGCAACAGCATATTCAATCGCAACATCAACAAGTTGAGGAACCAAGAGTCAATGGAAACGCCAAGAGTCGcaataagaagaagaaacgaGGAAACGGAGTGCGATCTGGCGGCGATGACTTGACTTTCCTTG AGAGCGTATTCACGCCGAAAGACATAGACCTCGAAGATGGCGAGATGGACGATGCAGAGCGCGAGCTCGAGGCCTTCAAGCGCTTCTGCCTCCAATCTGTTCCGCCGCCCCGCAAAGAGAAGGTCAACCTCAATATCAAGGATATCGTTCTAAAGAAGAAGTCGTCGTCCTCGAGCTCTTCAACATCGACGTCAGCTTCCGCCGCGGCAAAGCCAGCGGCCGTCGTCGCAGCCATATAA